In Micromonospora sp. LH3U1, one genomic interval encodes:
- a CDS encoding LAGLIDADG family homing endonuclease translates to MAMSAANRVLTANRGWATLQGLRVGDQVFHPSGVAIDVTAVGQVQDDRDCYRVATTDGRAVIVDGDHLWEVTDKRAARSLGPRGATRKWFEKRVLSTRELVESGLSRYVGGGRTSVTDGKQYATNEYRYVLPDQRALVSDDGALPLDPYLLGAWLGDGNSSSASLTAHIADVPHWVAVIGAAGFMPTVRPGGGTPDTRRIGITCTGGKGRQGRSFMGRLTELRLRRNKHVPDAYLSAGSRQREALLQGLLDTDGTVNATRGQVEFCSMNAHLASAVLQLARSLGWRATLRTGRATLAGRDCGEKFRVFFTPVRTDPFAPFRLARKRDRVKALDGGKGRSTLSISAITVAEPVPVCDIQVTALDGLIVLGDDFVPTLASPPSSRSKGSSW, encoded by the coding sequence ATGGCAATGAGTGCGGCGAACCGCGTCCTCACCGCAAACCGGGGGTGGGCGACACTGCAGGGCCTGCGGGTAGGCGACCAGGTCTTCCACCCCTCGGGAGTGGCGATCGACGTCACAGCGGTCGGCCAGGTGCAGGACGACCGCGACTGCTACCGAGTAGCGACGACCGACGGGCGCGCTGTCATCGTGGACGGCGATCACCTCTGGGAGGTGACCGACAAGAGGGCGGCACGTTCCCTGGGTCCCCGAGGGGCAACGCGAAAGTGGTTCGAGAAGCGGGTGCTATCGACACGGGAGTTGGTCGAATCAGGCTTGTCGCGCTACGTCGGTGGCGGACGGACCTCGGTGACGGACGGCAAGCAGTACGCCACCAACGAATACCGGTATGTGCTGCCAGATCAGAGGGCGCTGGTGTCTGACGACGGAGCGCTGCCCCTAGACCCGTACCTGCTCGGCGCTTGGCTCGGTGACGGCAACTCGTCCAGTGCATCCCTGACCGCGCACATTGCCGACGTTCCCCACTGGGTAGCGGTCATCGGCGCGGCCGGGTTCATGCCAACCGTACGTCCAGGTGGCGGAACGCCGGACACCCGCAGGATCGGCATCACCTGCACAGGCGGGAAGGGCCGTCAGGGCCGGTCCTTCATGGGCCGCCTCACCGAGCTCAGGCTCCGCCGCAACAAGCACGTGCCGGATGCCTACCTCTCGGCCGGCAGCAGGCAACGGGAGGCGCTGCTGCAGGGACTGCTGGACACCGACGGCACGGTGAACGCGACTCGGGGCCAGGTGGAGTTCTGCTCCATGAACGCTCACCTGGCCAGCGCAGTCTTGCAACTCGCCCGATCGCTGGGGTGGCGCGCCACGCTGCGCACGGGTCGCGCAACTCTGGCAGGCAGGGACTGCGGCGAAAAGTTTCGGGTCTTCTTCACGCCCGTGCGTACCGATCCCTTCGCGCCGTTTCGGCTGGCCCGCAAGCGTGATCGCGTCAAGGCACTGGACGGCGGGAAGGGTCGTTCAACCCTGTCCATCTCGGCCATAACCGTGGCGGAGCCCGTGCCGGTATGCGACATCCAGGTGACGGCCTTAGACGGGCTGATCGTGCTCGGTGACGACTTCGTTCCGACCCTCGCGAGCCCACCCTCATCGCGGTCGAAAGGTTCGTCCTGGTGA
- a CDS encoding TIGR02611 family protein has translation MDPVATPGPPNVAVRAAERRGYEVPMEQPERAGRPASDAGRPGGRSADQSTGGPGGDGGADRSFGGPGRGGGLTVVQDPPRRPRWRQRISMTLDLIRANPTGRIALKIFIAIAGALVVTIGIALIPLPGPGWLLVIAGLGIWAVEYHWARRLLGFTRRHVHGWTQWVTRQSLAVRIVLGSVGLIFVATVVWLSLKYSLGIDVVAKAMQHLATH, from the coding sequence ATGGATCCGGTGGCGACGCCCGGCCCGCCGAACGTCGCGGTCCGAGCAGCCGAAAGGCGGGGGTACGAAGTGCCGATGGAGCAGCCCGAACGGGCCGGTCGGCCGGCGTCCGACGCCGGTCGCCCGGGCGGCAGAAGCGCGGACCAGTCGACCGGCGGTCCGGGTGGCGATGGCGGCGCAGACCGGTCGTTCGGTGGCCCTGGACGTGGCGGCGGACTCACTGTCGTGCAGGACCCGCCGCGCCGCCCTCGCTGGCGGCAACGGATCTCGATGACCCTCGACCTCATCCGAGCCAACCCCACCGGCCGGATCGCCCTCAAGATCTTTATCGCGATCGCCGGGGCGCTCGTGGTGACCATCGGCATCGCCCTCATCCCGCTGCCCGGACCGGGCTGGCTGCTGGTGATCGCCGGGCTGGGCATCTGGGCCGTCGAATACCACTGGGCGCGCCGACTCCTCGGCTTCACCCGCCGACACGTTCACGGCTGGACGCAGTGGGTCACACGGCAGTCACTGGCAGTGCGAATCGTGCTCGGCTCCGTCGGCCTGATCTTCGTGGCCACGGTGGTCTGGCTGTCGCTCAAATACAGCCTCGGCATCGACGTGGTGGCCAAGGCGATGCAGCACCTCGCAACGCACTGA
- a CDS encoding DUF4365 domain-containing protein, which produces MPAALPVPPQPTQRIEPVDARTFTTLLEQLQMAYVAAVAATAGCTMQPVDRDVWGFDAWLIRPPSQIGVGEETPLAVQLKNTTTLKPDPNNQTFSYQFKQRKYFDALAFPRKGVQGICLVMASPPRQASWTTPNHEFMRLEHCCYWINLKGRQVDASIKSPSVKIRTADIFNAEVLGGMMDKLERGEDL; this is translated from the coding sequence ATGCCTGCCGCACTGCCTGTGCCCCCCCAGCCCACTCAGCGCATCGAGCCGGTCGACGCGCGCACCTTCACCACGCTGCTTGAGCAGTTGCAGATGGCTTATGTCGCGGCGGTCGCAGCCACAGCGGGATGCACGATGCAGCCTGTCGACCGCGACGTCTGGGGCTTCGACGCTTGGTTGATCCGCCCTCCCTCTCAGATTGGGGTCGGCGAGGAGACTCCCCTAGCTGTCCAGCTCAAGAACACCACCACGCTCAAGCCTGACCCGAACAACCAGACCTTCAGCTACCAGTTCAAGCAGCGGAAGTATTTTGATGCGCTGGCCTTCCCCCGCAAGGGGGTGCAGGGTATCTGCCTTGTGATGGCCTCACCGCCCCGTCAGGCGAGCTGGACTACACCGAACCATGAGTTCATGCGGCTGGAGCACTGCTGCTACTGGATCAACCTGAAAGGGCGTCAGGTCGATGCAAGTATCAAGTCGCCAAGCGTGAAGATTCGCACAGCGGACATCTTCAACGCTGAAGTGCTTGGCGGTATGATGGACAAACTCGAAAGAGGGGAGGACCTGTGA
- a CDS encoding TetR/AcrR family transcriptional regulator gives MPRIRGVNLEEHHELVWADLAEAIRQLLHERDYESINMGHIAARAGLARNTLYNYATDKSALVQALTERRGRPTVQRVTAIAARSAEPAAQRMLEIIQEVLEAFTDPAMHLMFRPGTRMPAAEVPKGPDNPFHAIVVEVEHVVRDGMARGEFRNVGDPHLAVELLSGVMRAGAERIGRDPAAFAATVRAAREIILASLTA, from the coding sequence ATGCCGCGTATCCGGGGAGTCAACCTCGAGGAGCACCACGAACTGGTGTGGGCCGACCTCGCCGAGGCGATACGGCAATTGCTGCACGAACGCGACTACGAATCGATCAACATGGGCCACATCGCCGCCCGGGCCGGGCTCGCGCGCAACACTCTGTACAACTATGCGACCGACAAAAGCGCCCTGGTCCAGGCGTTGACCGAGCGTAGAGGCCGGCCCACGGTCCAGCGGGTGACCGCAATCGCCGCGCGTTCCGCGGAGCCGGCAGCGCAGCGCATGCTGGAAATCATCCAGGAGGTCTTGGAGGCGTTCACGGACCCGGCCATGCACTTGATGTTCCGGCCGGGCACCCGCATGCCGGCCGCCGAAGTGCCCAAGGGGCCGGACAACCCGTTCCACGCCATCGTGGTCGAGGTGGAACACGTTGTCCGAGACGGGATGGCGCGCGGCGAATTCCGCAACGTCGGCGACCCGCACCTCGCAGTGGAGTTGCTGTCCGGTGTCATGCGCGCTGGCGCGGAACGTATCGGCCGGGACCCGGCCGCCTTCGCGGCTACGGTCCGAGCAGCGCGAGAAATAATCCTTGCTTCCCTGACTGCTTAG
- a CDS encoding helix-turn-helix domain-containing protein — MKGHGRSAPNRGEVTGYLFKLIRESIPLTQEQLAADLDVDRVTVQSWESGRRPFTAVPLGQAIAVRRRLGRLGANTLLLAALDDAAEADLILAAVLKEHVGRCDIAEQPLGWSVLTHRLNDLILWAVLGQTPTFARGLPIAHLRRGPVASGPTLPVDEQRAFFAHLHVLADRAAAGRHRNVLLHRQACFLAGMDPTKAAAGWLTQATARARRTTTFRTWSPLWPDARSVVTSLANQGDPEPLRDFIARAHPDDACERAALNYSAYWVGEIPYRHRDDSFMPEALADWHGSILLRHLVHRLYPEHPFVDLNIHNVWALLAARRGLALDNPAATRALLDRSVPLLESDRISAQSRQELTSIVYSMRADGLTGTGTGR, encoded by the coding sequence ATGAAAGGTCACGGACGATCAGCACCAAATCGCGGCGAGGTGACCGGCTACCTGTTCAAGCTGATCCGGGAGTCCATCCCGCTCACGCAGGAGCAGCTCGCCGCCGACCTGGACGTCGATCGCGTGACCGTGCAGAGCTGGGAATCCGGGCGCCGGCCATTCACCGCGGTACCGCTCGGGCAGGCGATCGCCGTCCGACGCCGGCTCGGACGGCTCGGCGCGAACACACTGCTGCTCGCAGCACTTGACGACGCCGCCGAGGCGGATCTCATCCTCGCGGCCGTCCTCAAGGAACATGTGGGCCGCTGCGACATCGCCGAACAGCCGCTGGGCTGGTCCGTACTCACCCACCGTCTGAACGACTTGATCCTCTGGGCCGTCCTCGGGCAGACACCGACCTTCGCCAGAGGGCTACCCATCGCCCATCTCCGGCGGGGTCCAGTCGCGTCCGGGCCGACCCTGCCCGTCGACGAGCAACGTGCGTTCTTCGCTCACCTTCACGTGCTCGCCGATCGCGCCGCAGCCGGACGGCATCGGAACGTGCTGCTGCACCGGCAAGCCTGCTTCCTTGCCGGCATGGACCCCACCAAGGCAGCAGCAGGTTGGCTCACCCAGGCCACCGCCCGAGCACGCCGCACGACCACCTTTCGCACCTGGTCACCGCTGTGGCCCGACGCCCGCTCCGTCGTCACGTCCCTCGCTAACCAGGGCGACCCGGAACCGTTACGAGACTTCATCGCTCGCGCACACCCCGACGACGCCTGCGAGCGAGCAGCCCTCAACTATTCGGCCTACTGGGTGGGCGAGATCCCGTACCGCCACCGCGACGACTCCTTCATGCCCGAAGCGCTCGCTGACTGGCATGGCTCAATCCTTCTTCGGCACCTGGTCCATCGCCTCTATCCAGAGCATCCCTTCGTCGACCTCAACATCCACAACGTCTGGGCTCTGCTGGCCGCACGACGCGGTCTCGCTCTCGACAACCCTGCCGCGACTCGGGCGCTCCTCGACCGCAGTGTCCCGCTCCTGGAGAGCGACCGGATCTCCGCGCAGTCGCGGCAGGAACTAACCTCTATCGTTTACAGCATGCGGGCGGACGGACTCACCGGCACAGGGACGGGCAGATGA
- a CDS encoding excisionase family DNA-binding protein yields the protein MSRDLTPRWYSPAEVAVLLGFGISKVKMKIATGELRSIKDGKYRRVLPEWVDDYIREQVERQEAA from the coding sequence ATGAGCCGTGATCTCACCCCGCGCTGGTACTCGCCCGCCGAGGTCGCCGTCCTTCTCGGCTTCGGCATCTCCAAGGTCAAGATGAAGATCGCCACCGGCGAGCTGCGCTCTATCAAGGACGGCAAGTACCGCCGCGTCCTCCCGGAGTGGGTCGACGACTACATCCGCGAGCAGGTCGAACGCCAGGAGGCAGCCTGA
- a CDS encoding SsgA family sporulation/cell division regulator → MSVIRPTTVEVETSLRLVAPDATALPVRASLRYDPADPYAVHVLFHAESAGGEAVSWSFARELLVTGLDEPAGIGDVRVWPWATPRGDFVALALSSPDGNALFEVPRSVLVRFLRRTYVVVPRGREAEHLDVDTAVNRLLAGR, encoded by the coding sequence ATGAGTGTCATTCGACCGACGACCGTAGAGGTCGAGACGTCGCTAAGGCTCGTCGCACCTGACGCCACCGCCTTGCCGGTGCGTGCCAGTCTGCGTTACGACCCTGCTGACCCGTATGCGGTCCATGTCCTGTTCCATGCCGAATCGGCCGGGGGCGAGGCGGTGAGCTGGTCTTTCGCCCGCGAACTGCTGGTCACCGGCCTGGACGAGCCAGCCGGCATCGGGGATGTGCGGGTCTGGCCCTGGGCCACACCGCGCGGCGACTTCGTCGCGTTGGCCCTCTCGTCACCGGACGGCAACGCCCTCTTCGAGGTGCCGCGCAGCGTCCTGGTGCGTTTCCTTCGACGGACCTACGTCGTCGTCCCGCGCGGCCGTGAGGCCGAGCACCTGGACGTCGACACGGCGGTGAACCGGCTGCTCGCCGGTCGCTGA
- a CDS encoding replication initiator, with product MSTPLTLHRPGVAVGRNAQALHRAATPEFSGWLEHTAAAGGCARPIRLTGTIAAVETTTGRITGQLQTDELPDQALYKACGNRRESQCPDCAWVYAGDAYQVVRCGLTGGKGVPDSVGRHPVVFATFTAPSFGAVHHRHVARHTCATRQRCDCRPAPCRARSAAGTCQHGQPAACFARHDVDDPQLGQPLCLDCYDHDHQAVWNYFSGELWRRTKQAIERHLAALCRRRGITFVQVVTGSGKVRRLPPVRVSHGKVAEMQRRAAVHFHVLLRLDGVDPDPDALVPPPAGITVDDLDAAIHAAARQIVVTTPSHPDRPQGWMVAWGEQVDVRQINAADGELTDGKVAAYLAKYATKATESTGRSFTRLTPATIDDYADPAGDHLARLIDACWHLGRPTGTDTASGATTAGDRQDSLDTQPNAYAGLRRWAHMLGFGGHFLTKARRYSVTFGLLRDTRATYRREEDDHTPGTVTIGTLTYAGSGWLTEGDALLANTAAAQRRQARRIGREELAHEAWLTGAAA from the coding sequence GTGTCCACCCCGCTCACCCTGCACCGGCCCGGCGTCGCCGTCGGTCGGAACGCCCAAGCCCTGCACCGCGCCGCCACCCCGGAGTTCTCCGGCTGGCTTGAGCACACCGCCGCTGCCGGCGGCTGCGCCCGGCCAATCCGACTCACTGGCACCATCGCAGCCGTCGAGACGACCACGGGCCGCATCACCGGCCAACTCCAGACCGACGAGCTGCCCGACCAAGCGCTCTACAAGGCGTGCGGCAACCGCCGCGAATCGCAGTGCCCGGACTGCGCCTGGGTCTACGCCGGTGACGCTTACCAGGTCGTGCGCTGCGGCCTGACCGGCGGCAAGGGCGTACCCGACTCGGTCGGCCGACACCCGGTCGTCTTCGCCACCTTCACCGCTCCGTCCTTCGGCGCAGTCCACCACCGGCACGTCGCCCGCCATACCTGCGCCACCCGGCAGCGCTGCGACTGCCGGCCCGCTCCCTGCCGCGCCCGAAGTGCCGCCGGCACCTGCCAGCACGGACAGCCCGCGGCGTGCTTCGCCCGCCACGACGTCGACGACCCGCAGCTCGGGCAGCCGTTGTGCCTGGACTGCTACGACCACGATCACCAGGCCGTCTGGAACTACTTCTCCGGCGAACTGTGGCGGCGCACCAAACAGGCCATCGAACGGCACCTCGCCGCCCTCTGCCGACGTCGCGGCATCACCTTCGTCCAGGTCGTCACCGGCTCCGGCAAGGTGCGCCGGTTGCCGCCGGTGCGGGTGTCGCACGGCAAGGTCGCCGAGATGCAGCGCCGGGCAGCCGTGCATTTCCACGTCCTGCTGCGGCTCGACGGTGTCGACCCTGACCCGGATGCTCTCGTTCCGCCACCGGCCGGCATCACCGTCGACGACCTAGACGCCGCAATCCATGCCGCCGCCCGGCAGATCGTCGTCACCACACCTTCACATCCTGACCGGCCGCAGGGCTGGATGGTGGCCTGGGGCGAGCAGGTCGACGTGCGACAGATCAACGCCGCCGACGGCGAGTTGACCGACGGCAAGGTGGCCGCCTACCTGGCCAAGTACGCCACCAAGGCCACCGAATCCACCGGGCGCTCCTTCACCCGGCTCACCCCGGCCACCATCGACGACTACGCCGATCCGGCAGGCGACCACCTCGCCCGCCTCATCGACGCCTGCTGGCACCTCGGCAGGCCCACCGGCACCGACACCGCCAGCGGCGCCACAACGGCCGGCGACCGTCAAGACAGCCTTGACACCCAACCGAACGCCTACGCCGGACTGCGCCGCTGGGCGCACATGCTCGGTTTCGGCGGCCATTTCCTCACCAAGGCCCGCCGCTACTCCGTCACCTTCGGCCTGCTCCGCGACACCCGCGCCACCTACCGCCGTGAAGAGGACGACCACACCCCCGGCACCGTCACCATCGGCACCCTCACCTACGCCGGCTCCGGATGGCTCACCGAAGGCGACGCACTCCTGGCCAACACCGCCGCCGCGCAGCGCCGGCAGGCCAGACGCATCGGTCGGGAAGAGCTTGCCCACGAAGCCTGGCTTACCGGGGCCGCCGCATGA
- a CDS encoding IS5 family transposase, with protein MTTRRPYPSDLSDARWTLIAPRLTAWRQARTDAGVSGRAPTHDLRDIFNAILYVNRTGIAWRYLPHDFPPYRTVYGYFAAWSKEGIFTELNYQLTGLVRDHHGRTIEPTASIMDSQSVKTSTNVPLTTQGIDAGKKIVGRKRGIITDTLGLLLAVIVTAASASDNTIGMDLLDRATATYPTLTKTWADAGFKNRVVEHGATLGVDVEIVTKDPHVKGFSVVKRRWVVERTIGWLMHHRRLVRDYETRPDNSASMITIAMIDNLAIRLTTETTPTWRDD; from the coding sequence ATGACCACACGGCGACCCTATCCGTCCGACCTGTCCGACGCCCGATGGACCCTGATCGCACCCCGTCTGACCGCCTGGCGACAGGCCCGCACCGACGCCGGCGTCAGCGGCCGCGCCCCCACCCACGACCTGCGCGACATCTTCAACGCCATCCTGTACGTCAACCGCACCGGCATCGCCTGGCGCTACCTGCCCCACGACTTCCCGCCCTACCGGACCGTCTACGGCTACTTCGCCGCCTGGAGCAAGGAAGGCATCTTCACCGAACTGAACTACCAGCTCACCGGACTCGTCCGCGACCACCACGGCCGCACCATCGAACCCACCGCGTCCATCATGGACAGCCAAAGCGTGAAGACCTCCACCAACGTCCCCCTGACCACCCAGGGCATCGACGCCGGAAAGAAGATCGTCGGCCGCAAACGCGGCATCATCACCGACACCCTCGGCCTGCTCCTCGCCGTCATCGTCACCGCCGCCAGCGCCAGCGACAACACCATCGGCATGGACCTACTCGACCGGGCCACCGCCACCTACCCCACCCTGACCAAGACCTGGGCCGACGCAGGATTCAAAAACCGCGTCGTCGAACACGGCGCCACACTCGGCGTCGACGTCGAGATCGTCACCAAAGACCCGCACGTCAAGGGCTTCAGCGTCGTCAAACGCCGATGGGTCGTCGAACGCACCATCGGCTGGCTCATGCACCACCGACGACTCGTGCGCGACTACGAAACCCGACCCGACAACTCCGCCAGTATGATCACCATCGCCATGATCGACAACCTCGCTATACGCCTCACCACCGAAACCACCCCAACCTGGCGAGACGACTAA
- a CDS encoding HD domain-containing protein translates to MTDDHDAAGAMNFIFEAGVLKRAARTGWWFAGVKQPESIAEHSFRTALIGMMLAAMEGADAARVSMLCVLHDTQETRITDIPHIAKRYLTAVPNTAVTADQVAACPPAVAEVITAAVAEYEAGETLEAVVARDADKLECLVQAVEYRHQGVDNVQRWIDSSRAALKTASAHRLADAALSGQPLAWLIPPPQD, encoded by the coding sequence ATGACCGACGATCACGACGCCGCCGGAGCGATGAACTTCATCTTCGAAGCTGGCGTCCTCAAACGCGCCGCCCGGACCGGCTGGTGGTTCGCCGGCGTCAAGCAACCCGAGTCCATCGCCGAGCACTCCTTCCGAACGGCGCTCATCGGAATGATGCTCGCCGCCATGGAGGGCGCCGATGCAGCCCGAGTGTCAATGCTCTGCGTCCTGCACGACACCCAGGAAACCCGAATCACCGATATCCCACACATCGCCAAGCGCTATCTCACCGCCGTACCCAACACCGCCGTCACCGCCGACCAGGTCGCCGCCTGTCCCCCAGCCGTCGCCGAAGTCATCACCGCCGCAGTCGCCGAGTACGAAGCTGGCGAGACACTAGAAGCTGTCGTCGCTCGTGACGCTGACAAGCTGGAATGCCTCGTCCAAGCCGTCGAGTACCGCCACCAAGGCGTCGACAACGTGCAGCGCTGGATCGACAGCTCACGAGCCGCTCTAAAGACCGCCAGCGCCCACCGTCTTGCCGACGCCGCCCTCAGCGGACAACCCCTGGCCTGGCTCATACCCCCGCCGCAGGACTAA
- a CDS encoding winged helix-turn-helix domain-containing protein — translation MPPRYRYEQIADDLSERIKSGEFQPGSKLPSRRELIEHYGVTEPVIDRAMQVLRIKGMTETLPGVGVFVAE, via the coding sequence GTGCCACCGCGTTACCGCTACGAGCAGATCGCCGACGACCTCTCCGAACGCATCAAGTCCGGCGAGTTCCAGCCCGGCTCCAAGCTGCCCAGTCGGCGTGAGTTGATCGAGCATTACGGGGTCACCGAGCCGGTGATCGACCGCGCCATGCAGGTACTACGGATCAAAGGGATGACCGAAACGCTTCCCGGCGTTGGCGTCTTCGTCGCCGAGTAG
- a CDS encoding glucose 1-dehydrogenase: MTQLFSVEGKTVLVTGGSRGIGLMIAQGFVRAGAHVIISSRKADVCEAVAKELSAEGRCEAIPADLGDDVGAEALATAVRERFPRLDVLVNNAGATWGAPLETYPEAAFDKLWAVNVKAVFRLTTALLPALRAAASADDPARVINIGSIDGIRVPWMEVYAYSATKAAVHMLTRSLAHQLAGDQITVNAIAPGPFESKMMAFALDDPASRTAIEQQVPLGRIGRPEDMAGTAIYLSSRAGAYLTGAVIPVDGGITTHG, encoded by the coding sequence ATGACGCAGCTGTTCTCGGTCGAAGGTAAGACGGTCCTGGTCACCGGCGGTTCGCGGGGGATCGGTCTGATGATCGCCCAAGGCTTCGTCCGGGCCGGCGCACACGTGATCATCTCGTCCCGCAAGGCCGACGTCTGCGAGGCGGTAGCCAAGGAGCTCTCCGCCGAGGGTCGCTGCGAGGCCATCCCCGCCGACCTTGGCGACGACGTCGGCGCCGAGGCGCTGGCCACCGCCGTGCGCGAGCGCTTTCCCCGCCTCGACGTGCTGGTCAACAACGCGGGCGCGACCTGGGGCGCACCGCTGGAGACCTACCCGGAGGCCGCGTTCGACAAGCTCTGGGCGGTCAACGTCAAGGCCGTCTTCCGGCTCACCACCGCGCTGCTGCCGGCGCTGCGCGCCGCCGCCAGCGCCGATGACCCGGCCCGCGTGATCAACATCGGGTCGATCGACGGCATCCGGGTGCCGTGGATGGAGGTGTACGCGTACTCGGCCACCAAGGCGGCCGTGCACATGCTCACCCGCAGCCTGGCCCATCAACTGGCCGGCGACCAGATCACCGTCAACGCGATCGCTCCCGGCCCGTTCGAGAGCAAGATGATGGCGTTCGCGCTGGACGACCCCGCGAGCCGGACCGCCATCGAGCAGCAGGTGCCGCTGGGCCGCATCGGGCGCCCGGAGGACATGGCCGGTACGGCCATCTACCTCTCGTCGCGCGCCGGCGCGTATCTCACCGGTGCGGTCATCCCCGTCGACGGCGGCATCACCACGCACGGCTGA
- a CDS encoding tyrosine-type recombinase/integrase: MPGRARANGEGSIFPYRNGFAAYVWVTKPDGRRTRKYVYGKTREAVHDKWIKLHQQAKAGPVATSVPTVGSFLTYWLNEIVEPNRAPLTYATYETFVRRYISPGLGGKRLDRLQSRDVQTWINQVARTCQCCEQGKDAARPKEKRRCCALGRCCQAVPSTRTVSDIRAALRAALTHAQAEDLITKNPAVAVTLATVRRRRGKSWSSDEARKFLESARADEDPLYAAYALVLVTGLRKGEALGLTWEDVDLDAGELTIGRQLQRVRGQLLHRDTKTQASDATLPLPDICLTALKLRQQQRDEAEAAAGKAWHEAGLVFTTRYGTPIEPRNFQWSWQARCEKTNVKPITVHDARRTCATLLADLDVHPRVAMQVLRHARFSVTMEIYTQVSNKATRDALKRLGDSLGH, from the coding sequence ATGCCCGGACGCGCGCGAGCTAACGGCGAAGGCTCCATCTTCCCCTACCGCAACGGCTTCGCCGCCTACGTCTGGGTCACCAAGCCGGACGGCAGGCGCACCCGGAAGTACGTCTACGGCAAGACCCGCGAGGCCGTCCACGACAAGTGGATCAAGCTTCACCAGCAGGCCAAGGCCGGGCCAGTGGCGACAAGCGTTCCGACGGTTGGCAGCTTCCTCACCTACTGGCTGAACGAGATCGTCGAGCCGAACCGCGCACCGTTGACCTATGCGACCTACGAGACGTTCGTTCGCCGCTACATCTCCCCCGGCCTCGGCGGCAAGCGACTGGACCGGCTCCAGTCGCGGGACGTGCAGACCTGGATCAACCAGGTGGCCCGCACCTGCCAGTGCTGCGAGCAGGGCAAGGACGCCGCACGGCCCAAGGAGAAACGCCGCTGCTGCGCCCTCGGCCGCTGCTGTCAGGCCGTCCCCTCGACGCGCACGGTGAGCGACATCCGGGCCGCACTGCGGGCCGCCCTCACCCACGCCCAAGCCGAAGACCTCATCACCAAGAACCCGGCCGTGGCGGTCACCCTGGCCACCGTCCGCCGTCGACGTGGCAAGTCGTGGTCGAGCGACGAGGCGCGCAAGTTCCTCGAATCGGCCCGCGCAGACGAGGACCCGCTCTACGCCGCCTATGCCCTGGTCCTCGTGACCGGCCTGCGCAAAGGCGAGGCCCTGGGACTGACGTGGGAGGACGTCGACCTCGACGCTGGGGAGCTGACCATCGGTCGCCAACTGCAACGCGTGCGTGGGCAGCTCCTGCACCGCGACACCAAGACTCAGGCATCCGACGCCACCCTCCCCCTGCCCGACATCTGCCTGACCGCTCTCAAGCTCAGACAACAGCAACGCGATGAGGCCGAAGCAGCCGCCGGGAAGGCGTGGCACGAGGCCGGACTCGTATTCACCACCCGCTACGGCACACCCATCGAGCCGCGCAACTTCCAATGGTCGTGGCAGGCGAGGTGCGAGAAGACCAACGTCAAGCCGATCACCGTCCACGACGCCCGCCGCACCTGCGCCACGCTGCTCGCAGACCTCGACGTCCATCCCAGAGTCGCCATGCAGGTGCTGAGGCACGCCCGCTTCTCCGTGACGATGGAGATCTACACGCAGGTATCAAACAAGGCGACTAGAGACGCCCTCAAGCGCCTTGGCGATTCACTCGGCCACTGA
- a CDS encoding excalibur calcium-binding domain-containing protein, which translates to MIICGANIGDDKPAAQSQPQLSTSAQVQRITATNADTNDPVPMLRPTAVAVAPTKTAPARKPAPQPLRTSSPPKTPYYKNCDAVRDAGADPLYPGEPGFRPELDRDGEACEPDGGNGDTGPAPDGDVYYANCTEVREAGADPIHKGDPGYSRKLDRDGDGIGSE; encoded by the coding sequence ATGATCATCTGCGGGGCAAACATCGGCGACGACAAGCCGGCCGCCCAGAGTCAGCCTCAACTGTCCACGTCGGCTCAGGTTCAGCGCATCACCGCCACGAACGCCGACACCAACGACCCCGTGCCGATGCTGCGACCCACCGCCGTCGCTGTCGCGCCCACCAAGACGGCGCCGGCCCGGAAACCGGCACCCCAGCCGTTGCGCACCAGTAGTCCACCCAAAACGCCGTACTACAAAAATTGTGACGCGGTACGAGACGCCGGAGCCGATCCCCTCTACCCGGGTGAGCCCGGCTTCCGACCCGAACTGGACCGGGACGGGGAGGCGTGCGAACCGGACGGCGGCAACGGCGACACTGGCCCAGCCCCGGACGGCGACGTGTACTACGCCAACTGCACAGAGGTTCGGGAGGCAGGCGCCGACCCGATCCACAAGGGCGACCCGGGCTACTCGCGGAAACTGGACCGGGACGGCGACGGCATCGGCAGCGAGTAG